One segment of Candidatus Melainabacteria bacterium DNA contains the following:
- the nrdR gene encoding transcriptional repressor NrdR, producing the protein MFCPFCNHRDSRVLESRLTGEKSVRRRRQCEQCDKRFTTYERVEIVQFLVVKRSGSREPYMREKLRAGLTRAVSKTKITAEQIDDLVDSLENELASLGKREVPSTLLGEFALARLRNLDEVAYVRFACVYRQFRSIEDFIVELNTLKDTKTLLSHTEAEEATVSSA; encoded by the coding sequence ATGTTTTGCCCATTTTGCAATCACAGAGATAGTCGGGTTCTTGAATCTCGCTTGACGGGAGAAAAATCCGTTCGCAGACGCCGTCAGTGCGAACAGTGCGATAAACGGTTTACGACTTACGAACGCGTTGAAATAGTACAGTTCCTGGTAGTAAAACGATCAGGTAGTCGCGAACCTTACATGCGTGAGAAACTGCGAGCTGGACTTACTAGAGCAGTATCGAAAACAAAAATTACAGCAGAACAGATAGATGATCTAGTCGATTCATTGGAAAATGAGCTAGCATCACTTGGCAAGCGGGAAGTGCCTTCTACCTTGTTGGGAGAGTTCGCCCTCGCCCGCCTTCGAAATCTAGATGAAGTAGCTTACGTCCGATTCGCCTGTGTTTACCGACAATTTCGGTCGATTGAAGATTTCATAGTTGAGCTCAACACTCTGAAAGACACAAAAACACTGCTTTCCCACACAGAGGCAGAAGAAGCCACTGTATCCAGTGCTTAA
- the rplS gene encoding 50S ribosomal protein L19 yields the protein MNQIIQEIEAPLLKTNVPALNIGDTVKVFVKIKEGGKERTQGYEGVIIKKNGSGVSATVTVRRVFQGIGIERVFLIHSPRVEKITVQRRGHVRRAKLYYLRERTGKATRIKEKIGAKKELVGTAAPQGKAAPAPVAESAKTEVAE from the coding sequence ATGAATCAGATTATCCAGGAAATTGAAGCACCACTTTTGAAGACGAATGTGCCGGCCTTGAATATCGGCGACACCGTCAAAGTGTTCGTAAAAATCAAAGAGGGCGGCAAAGAACGCACTCAGGGTTATGAAGGCGTAATTATCAAGAAAAACGGCAGTGGCGTCAGTGCAACTGTCACGGTTAGACGTGTATTTCAAGGAATCGGCATCGAGCGGGTATTCTTGATTCACTCACCTCGTGTAGAAAAGATCACGGTACAGAGACGCGGACACGTTCGCCGCGCCAAGCTCTACTATTTGCGTGAGCGAACCGGCAAAGCTACACGTATCAAAGAAAAAATTGGCGCCAAGAAAGAACTGGTTGGCACTGCTGCACCTCAAGGCAAAGCCGCTCCAGCTCCGGTTGCAGAATCGGCCAAAACTGAAGTCGCAGAATAA
- a CDS encoding ribosome biogenesis GTPase YlqF, translating to MPPKSGKGSGHATAYKSLQEALKWVDLVIEVLDARAPVSSRHPNAQDIFGQKPRLVVLSKEDLADQAKVREWLNLMETSANNDKETPPPEPSSRSQAPTQTISLSLKTQKNRSKLLDISLQLTEEKRLQLKRKGLLPRPMRAVVVGMPNVGKSSLINWMIGKNKAKAENRPGVTKGPQWVRVHPQIELLDTPGFLPSATLNEDAFLKLALLNLIPETSYNAEEISRHGLNLLKKTYPKIIEEYMPDCDLSSASLEDIATLRHFLTHGGKLDTSRAANTFLTDLRNGRLGRITLDRAPQTL from the coding sequence ATGCCACCAAAATCCGGCAAGGGCTCAGGTCATGCAACGGCTTACAAGTCTTTGCAGGAGGCTCTCAAGTGGGTTGATCTTGTTATTGAAGTGTTGGATGCAAGAGCGCCTGTATCCAGCCGCCACCCCAACGCCCAGGATATCTTCGGCCAGAAACCTCGCCTCGTCGTTCTCAGTAAAGAAGACCTTGCCGATCAAGCCAAAGTTCGTGAATGGCTCAACTTGATGGAAACTTCGGCAAACAATGACAAAGAGACCCCGCCACCTGAGCCATCCTCTCGGAGCCAGGCCCCGACGCAGACAATTTCACTTTCCCTGAAAACGCAAAAAAATCGTTCGAAACTTCTAGATATATCATTACAACTCACAGAAGAAAAACGGCTCCAGCTCAAGCGCAAGGGATTGCTACCTCGTCCGATGCGAGCAGTGGTGGTTGGAATGCCAAACGTTGGAAAGTCGAGTTTGATCAATTGGATGATCGGCAAAAATAAAGCCAAAGCAGAGAACCGACCGGGTGTTACTAAAGGTCCCCAGTGGGTTCGAGTTCATCCGCAGATCGAGTTACTCGACACCCCAGGTTTTTTGCCATCGGCTACTCTGAACGAAGATGCTTTTCTCAAGCTGGCTCTACTTAACTTGATTCCAGAGACCAGCTACAACGCAGAAGAAATATCTCGGCACGGGTTGAATTTGCTCAAAAAAACATATCCAAAAATAATCGAAGAGTATATGCCAGATTGTGATTTAAGTTCAGCGAGTCTGGAAGACATAGCGACTCTACGGCATTTTTTGACTCACGGCGGAAAACTCGATACATCCAGAGCGGCCAATACGTTTCTAACGGATCTGCGCAATGGAAGATTAGGAAGAATAACTTTGGATCGCGCACCACAAACACTATAA
- a CDS encoding ribonuclease HII, whose amino-acid sequence MPNTLHRKKKTDEKLIALRQLLLFDQKQRFKGRSKKPQCYLIGTDEVGRGCLAGPVVAAAVMLPDIDENSQLAESLCELNDSKKLTPAQRERLAAIIQSVSVYAIEEASVSEIDEINILQASLLAMRRAMSKVKASIPDLLPTLVLVDGNKAMNDVEHLQTPVIQGDSSSACIAAASIIAKVYRDKLMHELSQRHPEYDWHQNKGYASRAHREALRRLGMTSYHRRLFSEKFVTGDCTSEDLMSDYELQERVKEMIAK is encoded by the coding sequence ATGCCGAATACTCTGCACAGAAAGAAAAAAACAGACGAAAAGCTGATTGCACTGCGTCAATTGCTGTTATTCGATCAAAAGCAGCGTTTCAAAGGAAGATCTAAAAAACCGCAGTGCTACTTAATTGGCACCGATGAAGTAGGACGCGGATGTCTCGCGGGCCCGGTGGTGGCAGCGGCAGTTATGCTGCCAGATATCGATGAGAATTCCCAACTGGCCGAATCACTTTGCGAATTAAACGATTCAAAAAAGCTAACTCCTGCACAACGAGAACGGCTCGCTGCGATTATTCAATCAGTATCCGTCTATGCAATCGAGGAGGCTTCTGTATCAGAAATTGACGAAATCAATATCTTGCAAGCCAGTCTCCTTGCGATGCGTCGTGCCATGAGCAAAGTCAAAGCCTCGATTCCGGATTTACTACCCACACTGGTTTTAGTTGATGGCAATAAAGCAATGAACGACGTCGAGCACCTTCAAACACCCGTTATTCAGGGAGATTCGTCATCAGCATGCATCGCCGCTGCCTCGATAATCGCAAAAGTGTATCGGGACAAGCTTATGCATGAGCTCAGCCAGCGACATCCTGAATATGATTGGCACCAGAACAAAGGATATGCTTCGAGAGCGCATCGAGAGGCGCTGAGAAGGCTGGGCATGACGAGCTATCATCGCCGTCTGTTTAGCGAAAAGTTCGTAACCGGCGACTGCACGAGTGAAGACCTAATGTCAGACTACGAGTTGCAGGAACGCGTTAAAGAAATGATTGCCAAATAA
- a CDS encoding J domain-containing protein: MSWNPPPQPKPQGAPPPGNGGPAEPAELSLYQLLHVDRDAHVTIIRYAYRFLAAQYHPDNGETGDAEKFRIITEAWKTLSDEGKRAAYDMSLGAQEQTRGGTQHKAQPKVNEFGRDALPTMVKAGISWNEIELRLAILQVLLAARKKKPASGGASGKMLMDCLQLDSIIEIEFALWYLREKRYIETGERVFMITGIGLDYLTDQLSKTQILEGPGASEKKVNEVANLPAVLS, from the coding sequence ATGTCGTGGAACCCGCCTCCTCAGCCCAAACCACAGGGTGCGCCTCCGCCAGGTAACGGAGGTCCAGCAGAACCAGCAGAGTTGAGCCTTTATCAACTTTTGCATGTAGATCGTGATGCGCACGTCACCATTATTCGTTACGCCTATAGATTTTTGGCTGCTCAGTATCACCCAGACAATGGTGAGACTGGCGATGCTGAAAAATTCAGGATCATCACCGAAGCATGGAAAACCCTTTCTGATGAAGGTAAGCGAGCCGCTTACGACATGTCTCTCGGCGCTCAGGAACAGACCCGGGGTGGGACGCAACACAAAGCGCAGCCTAAGGTAAACGAGTTCGGGCGAGACGCGTTGCCTACTATGGTCAAAGCCGGAATCTCGTGGAACGAAATTGAGTTGCGTCTGGCTATTCTGCAGGTTCTTCTGGCTGCCCGCAAAAAGAAACCAGCGTCAGGCGGTGCTTCCGGAAAGATGCTAATGGACTGTTTGCAGTTGGATAGCATTATCGAAATCGAGTTTGCTTTGTGGTACTTGCGTGAGAAGCGCTACATCGAAACCGGCGAGCGTGTGTTTATGATCACCGGAATCGGGCTCGACTACTTGACCGATCAGTTGTCCAAGACTCAGATTCTTGAAGGTCCAGGCGCCAGCGAGAAGAAGGTCAATGAAGTGGCTAACCTGCCAGCTGTTTTGAGTTAG
- a CDS encoding acyl-CoA dehydrogenase produces MATATSLKDQPLTFEYTEEQLLIRDTIREIAQKEFAPRAAEIDRDHRFPRENWELLGASDVCGLPFPEKYGGSGLDSLCYSIVVEELAKVCATTSVVYSAHVSLTAKPIYMFGNEEQRERFLVPMCQGKKLGAFALSEPGSGSDAAAARCTAVLDGDHFILNGSKNWITNGVEADYYLVIAQTDASLKHKGLVAIVVEKGTPGFTFGKLEDKLGIKGSSTCQIMFEDARVPAANMLGSIGEGFKVAMSTLDGGRIGIASQAVGIAQGAWDHAFKYSKERVAFGKTINQFQAIQFMLAEMQTEIDAARLLTYHASLAQDRGLKFTKEAAHAKLYASEVAMRSTVKCVQIFGGYGYVTDYPVERYMRDAKITEIYEGTSEVQRIVIANQVLKGM; encoded by the coding sequence ATGGCAACTGCGACATCGCTCAAAGACCAGCCGCTTACTTTCGAATATACGGAAGAACAGCTGTTAATTCGAGACACAATTCGAGAAATCGCTCAGAAAGAATTTGCACCGAGAGCGGCGGAAATAGATAGAGACCATCGTTTTCCCCGTGAAAACTGGGAGTTGCTTGGCGCATCAGATGTTTGTGGTTTGCCTTTTCCCGAAAAATATGGCGGCTCCGGCCTCGATTCTCTTTGCTACAGCATTGTTGTAGAGGAACTGGCTAAAGTGTGCGCTACCACCTCTGTTGTTTATTCCGCACATGTCTCCTTAACAGCAAAGCCAATTTACATGTTTGGCAACGAAGAGCAGAGAGAGCGTTTTCTTGTGCCGATGTGCCAGGGCAAAAAATTAGGTGCCTTTGCGTTATCTGAACCAGGGTCGGGTTCAGACGCTGCAGCTGCAAGATGTACCGCTGTTTTAGACGGCGATCACTTCATTTTAAATGGCTCAAAAAATTGGATCACCAACGGAGTCGAAGCTGATTATTATCTGGTTATTGCTCAAACTGATGCGAGCCTGAAGCACAAAGGGCTCGTGGCAATAGTTGTCGAAAAGGGCACTCCAGGTTTTACTTTCGGCAAGCTCGAGGATAAATTGGGAATCAAGGGTTCTTCAACATGCCAGATTATGTTTGAAGATGCCCGTGTGCCTGCAGCTAATATGCTTGGCTCAATCGGTGAAGGGTTCAAAGTCGCTATGTCAACCTTAGACGGCGGAAGAATCGGCATCGCCTCCCAGGCTGTGGGAATTGCGCAGGGGGCGTGGGATCATGCCTTCAAATATTCAAAAGAGCGCGTTGCTTTCGGCAAGACGATCAATCAATTTCAGGCCATTCAATTCATGCTTGCTGAGATGCAAACCGAAATTGATGCCGCTCGACTTTTGACCTATCATGCCAGTCTGGCACAAGATCGCGGTCTGAAATTTACGAAAGAAGCTGCCCATGCCAAGCTTTATGCCTCTGAGGTGGCGATGCGCAGTACCGTCAAGTGTGTTCAGATCTTCGGCGGATATGGCTACGTCACTGATTATCCTGTTGAACGCTATATGCGCGATGCAAAAATTACGGAGATATATGAAGGAACCTCCGAGGTACAAAGAATTGTGATTGCTAACCAAGTATTAAAGGGAATGTAA
- a CDS encoding diguanylate cyclase produces the protein MAEYKIVFVDEDPVAHSHLKSELKAAGHEISACRGGFDALDELGSQGADIVIASTSLQDLSGYQLSCLIKSNDRTSRLPIVLIKGTPAEQDEFWRIASLPDALLEPEELTDVKAVIEMLEELIKSAKEQGWKTSMVKNLLVPSRTFSSHNLINSYAGLLDDLLIERLVTRLTRSMTGLVEPRKRFVDAYFSSINQLFSPDVLGIVIANPDSPWAAFQLAPGLSKEAFDQLVAKITKQLSVPRDLSMDVRGEFEENGKGLGEFELLPVAGEKTGIGALIFASYQKKTFNATSKAFMSQLQLQMQPVIQLLLAKQEIEVLHSREAYRASIDPLTGLYNLEFLVGFLQQQLLFSFRQRLAVGMAIIDIDNFAQLNDEFGYEVGDVVISTIANRLMNITRSSDLIARYGGDEFAVVLPNTEIAGVKVLAEKVRLEVEQLGFGKNSGKKGPQVTVSVGCAHFNMEDLNPETILRDAKIALQKAKEAGRNCVSVYD, from the coding sequence ATGGCAGAGTATAAAATCGTATTTGTAGATGAAGATCCAGTCGCCCACAGCCATCTAAAAAGTGAGCTAAAAGCAGCTGGCCATGAGATTTCGGCCTGTCGTGGAGGCTTCGACGCTCTTGACGAGCTGGGCTCGCAAGGGGCAGACATCGTGATAGCCTCGACTTCTTTGCAAGATCTGAGCGGATACCAACTATCGTGCTTGATTAAGTCGAACGATCGCACGAGCAGACTTCCGATTGTATTAATAAAGGGCACTCCCGCTGAGCAAGATGAATTCTGGCGTATAGCGTCTCTACCTGATGCGCTGCTTGAACCGGAAGAACTTACCGACGTCAAAGCAGTGATCGAAATGCTAGAAGAGTTGATCAAGTCAGCCAAAGAACAGGGCTGGAAGACCAGCATGGTAAAAAACTTGCTGGTTCCCTCCCGAACCTTTTCCAGCCACAATTTGATCAACAGTTATGCCGGTCTGCTGGACGACCTGCTCATTGAGCGACTGGTGACCAGATTGACTCGCAGCATGACTGGACTTGTAGAACCAAGGAAACGCTTTGTAGACGCTTATTTCTCATCGATAAACCAACTTTTCAGCCCGGATGTACTTGGCATCGTGATTGCCAATCCAGATAGCCCCTGGGCTGCGTTTCAGTTAGCGCCCGGACTCAGCAAGGAAGCTTTCGATCAACTTGTGGCCAAAATAACCAAGCAACTTTCCGTACCACGCGACCTTTCCATGGACGTTCGGGGAGAGTTCGAAGAAAACGGAAAAGGTTTAGGAGAGTTTGAGTTATTGCCGGTAGCTGGTGAAAAAACAGGCATCGGGGCACTCATCTTTGCCTCATATCAAAAGAAGACTTTCAATGCCACTTCCAAAGCATTTATGAGCCAACTACAGCTGCAAATGCAACCTGTAATTCAACTGTTGCTCGCCAAGCAAGAAATCGAAGTGCTCCACTCGCGCGAAGCGTACCGGGCATCAATCGATCCGCTCACCGGTCTCTACAATTTGGAATTTCTTGTCGGCTTTCTCCAGCAACAACTGCTCTTCTCTTTTAGACAGAGACTGGCAGTCGGCATGGCGATCATCGACATCGATAATTTTGCGCAACTCAATGACGAATTTGGATACGAAGTTGGTGATGTCGTCATTTCGACGATTGCTAACAGACTAATGAACATCACAAGATCAAGTGATTTGATTGCACGCTATGGCGGGGACGAATTCGCAGTTGTCCTTCCAAACACTGAGATTGCAGGTGTAAAAGTATTGGCGGAAAAGGTTCGGCTTGAAGTCGAACAACTAGGCTTTGGTAAAAACAGCGGAAAAAAAGGTCCTCAAGTAACAGTTAGCGTTGGTTGTGCTCATTTCAACATGGAAGATCTCAATCCAGAAACCATCTTGCGGGACGCAAAAATTGCCTTACAGAAAGCCAAAGAAGCTGGACGCAACTGCGTTTCAGTGTACGATTAA
- a CDS encoding TIGR00303 family protein — translation MTEFIQYLNSEEQMRKLLFRLNARTQFCLSMGSTETSDVAGISAAGATPEFRRLTPAADAEALVFGHTLSVDKLPVSPLGVVSPVVITRACLNLAGLIPHIVNCGAFVVPRVPFLGVGTAPAAAISTGRAMPPDLVCALFSRGYEFGLQRSRETDSIVMAECVPGGTTTALGVLIALGYDARRALSGSIPNCNHDMRLELVEEGLRNASLQPGEGDPIAILAALGDPMQPFVAGMALSASKHIAVILAGGSQMLAVYALCKAFAPMYDIQIKDSAIGIVTTKWVAFDEHARVPHLCEEIDAPMAAACPDFNLSRHPGLQLYERGNVKEGVGAGAAMVLAYNALQGDTTAMMNAIDQSYDEMVRYPCSEAIS, via the coding sequence ATGACTGAGTTTATTCAGTATTTAAATAGTGAAGAGCAGATGCGAAAACTCTTGTTTCGTCTGAATGCTCGCACCCAGTTTTGTTTGTCGATGGGAAGCACTGAAACAAGCGACGTTGCAGGCATTTCCGCCGCTGGTGCAACGCCCGAATTCAGACGGCTGACACCTGCTGCAGACGCTGAAGCCCTTGTATTTGGTCATACTTTATCGGTCGACAAGTTACCAGTCTCCCCGTTGGGCGTCGTGTCTCCTGTAGTTATTACAAGGGCTTGTCTTAACCTTGCCGGATTGATACCACATATAGTGAATTGTGGTGCTTTTGTGGTGCCGCGGGTTCCTTTTCTTGGCGTAGGAACCGCTCCCGCTGCGGCAATCTCGACTGGACGCGCAATGCCACCTGATTTGGTGTGTGCATTGTTCAGTCGGGGCTATGAGTTTGGACTTCAACGGTCCCGGGAAACAGATTCTATTGTCATGGCTGAATGTGTTCCTGGTGGAACTACGACTGCCCTCGGAGTGCTGATTGCACTTGGATATGACGCTCGCCGGGCACTCTCTGGTAGTATCCCTAATTGTAATCACGATATGCGTTTGGAGTTGGTGGAAGAGGGCTTGCGCAACGCTTCTCTTCAGCCCGGAGAAGGAGATCCGATTGCAATCCTTGCTGCTCTTGGCGATCCAATGCAACCATTTGTTGCCGGGATGGCATTGTCTGCCAGTAAACACATAGCTGTGATACTGGCTGGCGGATCTCAAATGCTGGCCGTCTATGCTTTGTGCAAGGCTTTCGCGCCCATGTACGACATTCAAATTAAGGACAGTGCAATCGGTATAGTTACCACTAAGTGGGTAGCGTTCGATGAGCACGCCCGCGTTCCTCATTTGTGCGAGGAAATTGATGCTCCGATGGCGGCTGCCTGTCCGGATTTCAATTTGTCTAGGCACCCGGGCTTGCAGTTGTACGAGCGCGGCAACGTCAAGGAAGGCGTAGGAGCAGGAGCTGCTATGGTTCTTGCATACAACGCTTTGCAGGGCGATACTACAGCAATGATGAATGCTATCGACCAGTCCTACGACGAGATGGTTCGCTATCCTTGCTCAGAGGCGATCAGTTAA
- a CDS encoding DUF2239 family protein produces the protein MTNQSNLRCTSFAGFQMIATGDINDVLNKTKRRLDEGEQQPILVFDDETSEIIEIDFRGSIKAFEERLKLEAADSDTIKSIEHRVAEPELADAATPENTAKPGDTESGARGRGRPKLGVVAREVTLLPRHWDWLNEQPGGASVALRKLVEEAKRKSVYKDQLRAKQNATYKFMSAMAGNLTGFEEATRALFAQDGIRFEKQIESWPADIQKHLRKLANQSS, from the coding sequence ATGACCAACCAGTCTAATTTAAGATGCACTTCTTTCGCTGGCTTTCAAATGATCGCGACAGGAGACATCAACGATGTGCTGAATAAGACAAAGAGACGCCTGGACGAAGGAGAGCAGCAGCCGATACTTGTATTCGATGATGAAACAAGCGAAATAATAGAGATAGACTTCCGAGGATCAATTAAAGCGTTCGAGGAACGTCTAAAACTGGAAGCGGCAGATTCAGACACAATCAAAAGCATCGAACACAGAGTAGCAGAACCTGAATTAGCAGACGCAGCCACTCCTGAAAATACCGCAAAACCCGGTGATACCGAAAGCGGTGCGCGCGGAAGAGGACGTCCGAAATTAGGAGTTGTCGCAAGGGAAGTGACGTTGCTACCCAGGCACTGGGACTGGCTCAACGAACAACCTGGTGGCGCATCTGTTGCACTGCGTAAATTGGTTGAAGAAGCGAAACGCAAAAGCGTATATAAGGATCAGCTTCGCGCCAAACAGAACGCCACCTACAAGTTCATGTCGGCGATGGCAGGCAATTTGACCGGCTTCGAAGAAGCGACCAGAGCATTATTTGCACAAGATGGAATTCGCTTCGAAAAACAGATTGAATCCTGGCCCGCTGATATACAAAAACATCTTCGAAAACTGGCTAATCAGAGTTCTTGA
- the pdxT gene encoding pyridoxal 5'-phosphate synthase glutaminase subunit PdxT — MTKIGVLGLQGSFAEHMAAIEKCGAQAIDIRNSRQLADIDGLIIPGGESTAIAKLTGDNPDPIFDTIKKLVGQGLPVYGTCMGSIFLAKEIEGSQQGRLACMDIKVRRNAFGPQRNSFETSIKIDSLGLEPFPAVFIRAPIMVSVGPEVEVLAKVEEGIVMARQKNLLVTAFHPEITDDLRVHRYFLSIVESQKDLRGAGRQVGFDTVVDCHPV, encoded by the coding sequence ATGACAAAAATTGGTGTGCTTGGATTGCAGGGATCTTTCGCTGAGCATATGGCTGCGATTGAGAAATGTGGTGCTCAAGCAATTGACATACGAAACTCCCGGCAGCTTGCCGATATTGATGGACTAATCATTCCGGGCGGTGAATCGACTGCAATTGCCAAACTGACTGGAGATAACCCTGACCCGATTTTTGATACCATCAAAAAGCTGGTGGGTCAGGGCTTGCCGGTGTATGGAACTTGCATGGGCTCTATTTTTCTTGCAAAAGAGATTGAAGGGTCGCAGCAAGGACGCCTGGCTTGTATGGATATAAAAGTTCGTCGCAACGCTTTTGGACCTCAACGCAATAGTTTCGAGACATCAATAAAAATAGATTCGCTTGGACTGGAGCCGTTTCCAGCTGTATTTATTCGGGCACCAATAATGGTATCAGTTGGTCCTGAAGTGGAAGTATTGGCCAAAGTTGAGGAAGGAATTGTCATGGCAAGACAAAAGAACCTTCTCGTCACTGCTTTTCACCCGGAAATCACAGATGATCTGCGCGTTCACAGATACTTTCTCAGCATTGTCGAATCCCAAAAGGATCTCAGGGGAGCAGGTCGCCAGGTCGGCTTTGACACAGTAGTCGATTGTCACCCTGTTTAG
- the pdxS gene encoding pyridoxal 5'-phosphate synthase lyase subunit PdxS codes for MVIETKDAGKKIATGTELVKKALPQMLKGGVIMDVVNAEQAKIAEDAGAVAVMALERVPADIRADGGVARMSDPELVSKIIEAVSIPVMAKARIGHFVEAQILESLGVDCVDESEVLTPADEEYHIDKNSFTIPFVCGARNLGEALRRIGEGAAMIRTKGEAGTGDVVEAVRHARKILGEIRLLSTMPREELMTYAKNIGAPYELILKVAEEGKLPVVNFAAGGIATPADAALMMQIGVDGVFVGSGIFKSGDPGKRARAIVKATTFYQDPAILAEVSRNLGEPMVGRTARNLSESEQLAVRGW; via the coding sequence ATGGTCATTGAAACTAAAGACGCCGGGAAAAAAATCGCGACTGGTACTGAACTGGTCAAGAAGGCGTTGCCTCAGATGCTCAAGGGTGGCGTAATCATGGACGTCGTCAACGCCGAGCAGGCCAAAATCGCGGAAGATGCCGGTGCCGTCGCCGTGATGGCTCTTGAGCGAGTTCCTGCGGACATCCGCGCTGATGGTGGCGTTGCCCGCATGAGTGACCCGGAATTGGTGAGCAAAATCATCGAAGCCGTAAGTATTCCCGTCATGGCAAAAGCGAGAATCGGACACTTCGTCGAGGCTCAGATCCTTGAATCACTGGGAGTTGATTGCGTCGATGAAAGCGAAGTTTTGACGCCGGCGGATGAGGAATATCATATCGACAAGAATTCATTCACTATTCCGTTTGTTTGCGGCGCTCGCAATCTCGGTGAAGCTCTCAGGCGCATCGGTGAAGGCGCAGCGATGATCCGCACGAAAGGAGAAGCGGGTACAGGTGACGTCGTTGAAGCGGTTCGTCATGCTCGCAAGATTCTTGGCGAAATTCGTTTGTTGTCGACGATGCCTCGGGAAGAACTGATGACATATGCAAAGAACATCGGCGCACCTTACGAGCTGATTTTGAAAGTTGCAGAAGAAGGCAAGCTACCGGTTGTTAACTTCGCCGCCGGAGGCATCGCCACTCCAGCCGATGCTGCATTGATGATGCAAATAGGTGTTGATGGCGTTTTTGTGGGCTCCGGAATCTTCAAATCTGGCGACCCTGGAAAGCGTGCCCGCGCCATTGTGAAGGCAACGACCTTCTATCAGGATCCCGCTATTCTGGCTGAAGTAAGCCGCAACCTGGGCGAACCGATGGTTGGTCGCACGGCGCGCAACTTGAGCGAAAGCGAGCAACTTGCAGTTCGTGGTTGGTAG